A genomic stretch from Pyxidicoccus trucidator includes:
- a CDS encoding serine/threonine-protein kinase, which yields MPRVDLSQLGPGIRINHYELIRQLGSGGMGTVFLARDTRLGRRVAIKVLHTQDSEFTRRFLLEARATAQCSHENIVVIHEVGEAGGSPYMVLEFLQGQPLSHLLKASPPRLPPARAVELMTPVLRALACAHERNIVHRDLKPDNILVTDSGTIKVLDFGIAKVLRAEEQGTETSPKAVMAELRALAHSGARDEVVHVTRQGALLGTMAYMSPEQWGSGASVDHRTDIWAVGIMLFRMLAGRHPLDPLRGHQLMVTGLLDEPMPLLRDVAPDVPEGLAGVVDRCLLKRKEERVRDALELLRALEPFQPGRYHPEARIDESPYAGLSSFQEADASRFFGRSRETAALVHRIQDRPLIGVVGPSGAGKSSFVRAGLVPVLKRSGEPWESLVIRPGRNPLAALASMVAPFITSSLSVEEDIRKQQQLADHLRAQPGYVGSVLRSRARRERRRILLFVDQFEELYTLVSDAAERQAFTACLSGIADDATSPIRVVLSLRSDFLDRVSEDERFMAELWQGLFFLGTPNGEGLRDALVQPAELAGYRFETPAIVDQMLQHLESTPGALPLLQFAATQLWEARDPAQRLLTESAYQRLGGITGALATHADSVLARMSASERNLVRAVFLRLVTPERTRAIVSQEELRELSGNTGELRQVIDHLVQARLLVTQTGGGANGASVELVHESLIHGWPTLLRWLDEGQEDAAFIEQLRNAARQWQAKARDTGLLWRGEMVDEARRFQRRYPRELPELQRAFLDAVFACSARATRLRRALLAGSTTVLVLLVVAAVVALLVISDAQQEAERQAELALSAEATARAAESMAKAAEVEAKRRLAEVQAKELERQAAQLRAEQASAQVALANDELVHRNVALRSSLKRTQQAQRRARLAKRHAEIAAEEARKATRETQRLLEREMERAQRLESSLGSPFIKSLK from the coding sequence ATGCCTCGGGTCGACCTCAGCCAACTGGGGCCTGGCATACGCATCAACCATTACGAGCTCATCCGCCAGCTCGGCAGTGGTGGCATGGGCACCGTCTTCCTCGCGCGCGACACCCGGCTGGGCCGCCGTGTGGCCATCAAGGTCCTGCATACACAGGACTCCGAATTCACCCGCCGCTTCCTCCTCGAAGCGCGCGCCACCGCGCAGTGCAGTCACGAAAACATCGTCGTCATCCATGAAGTCGGCGAAGCCGGCGGCAGTCCGTACATGGTCCTGGAGTTTCTCCAGGGCCAGCCGCTCAGCCATCTCCTCAAGGCCAGCCCTCCACGCCTGCCACCCGCCCGTGCGGTGGAGCTGATGACGCCCGTGCTCCGCGCCCTGGCCTGCGCCCACGAGCGGAACATCGTCCATCGGGACCTCAAGCCCGATAACATCCTGGTGACGGACTCGGGCACCATCAAGGTGCTGGACTTCGGCATCGCCAAGGTGCTCCGCGCCGAGGAGCAGGGAACCGAGACGTCCCCGAAGGCGGTCATGGCGGAGCTTCGCGCCCTCGCGCACTCCGGCGCACGCGACGAGGTCGTCCACGTCACGCGCCAGGGCGCGTTGCTCGGCACGATGGCGTACATGTCCCCGGAGCAGTGGGGCAGCGGTGCGTCCGTCGACCACCGGACGGACATCTGGGCGGTGGGTATCATGCTCTTCCGGATGCTCGCGGGCCGGCATCCGCTGGACCCGCTGCGCGGCCACCAGCTCATGGTTACCGGGCTGCTCGACGAGCCCATGCCCCTGCTGCGCGATGTGGCTCCCGATGTGCCCGAGGGGCTGGCCGGCGTCGTCGACCGCTGCCTGCTCAAGCGCAAGGAGGAGCGTGTCCGGGACGCGCTCGAACTGCTGCGCGCCCTGGAGCCCTTCCAGCCCGGGCGCTACCACCCCGAGGCCCGCATCGACGAGAGCCCCTACGCGGGCCTCAGCTCCTTCCAGGAGGCGGACGCGAGCCGCTTCTTCGGCCGCTCCCGGGAGACCGCGGCGCTGGTGCACCGCATCCAGGACCGGCCGTTGATCGGCGTCGTCGGCCCCTCGGGTGCCGGAAAGTCGTCCTTCGTGCGGGCCGGCCTGGTGCCCGTGCTCAAGCGCTCCGGCGAGCCCTGGGAGTCTCTTGTCATCCGGCCCGGCCGCAATCCCCTGGCGGCGCTGGCGAGCATGGTGGCGCCCTTCATCACCTCCTCCCTCTCGGTGGAGGAGGACATCCGCAAGCAGCAGCAGCTTGCCGACCACCTTCGGGCCCAGCCCGGCTACGTCGGGTCGGTGCTGCGCAGCCGGGCCCGGCGCGAGCGCAGGCGCATCCTGCTCTTCGTGGACCAGTTCGAGGAGCTCTACACGCTCGTGTCCGACGCCGCGGAGCGTCAGGCCTTCACCGCGTGCCTGTCCGGTATCGCCGATGACGCCACGTCCCCCATCCGCGTCGTCCTTTCCCTCCGCTCCGATTTCCTGGACCGCGTCTCCGAGGACGAGCGGTTCATGGCGGAGCTGTGGCAGGGATTGTTCTTCCTGGGCACTCCCAACGGCGAGGGGCTCAGGGATGCGCTGGTGCAGCCCGCGGAGCTGGCCGGGTACCGGTTCGAGACGCCTGCCATCGTCGACCAGATGCTCCAGCACCTGGAGTCGACACCAGGTGCCCTGCCCCTGCTGCAGTTCGCCGCCACGCAACTCTGGGAGGCTCGAGACCCCGCGCAGCGGCTGCTCACCGAGAGCGCCTACCAACGGCTGGGCGGCATCACCGGAGCGCTCGCGACACATGCGGACAGCGTGCTCGCCAGGATGTCGGCCTCGGAGCGGAACCTGGTGCGGGCCGTGTTCCTCCGGCTGGTGACCCCCGAGCGCACGCGCGCCATCGTGTCCCAGGAGGAGCTGCGTGAGCTGTCCGGGAACACAGGGGAACTGAGACAGGTCATCGACCATCTCGTGCAGGCGCGACTGCTCGTCACCCAGACGGGAGGGGGCGCCAACGGGGCGTCCGTGGAGCTGGTGCACGAGTCGCTCATCCACGGCTGGCCCACCCTGCTCCGGTGGCTCGACGAGGGGCAGGAGGACGCGGCCTTCATCGAGCAGCTCCGCAACGCGGCCCGGCAGTGGCAGGCCAAGGCCCGCGATACCGGCCTGCTCTGGCGCGGGGAGATGGTGGACGAGGCGCGGCGCTTCCAGCGGCGCTATCCGCGGGAGCTGCCAGAGCTCCAGCGCGCCTTCCTGGACGCGGTCTTCGCCTGTTCGGCCCGGGCCACGCGGCTCCGGCGGGCCCTGCTGGCGGGTTCCACGACAGTCCTCGTCCTGCTGGTCGTGGCGGCGGTGGTGGCGCTGCTGGTCATCAGCGACGCGCAGCAGGAGGCGGAACGGCAGGCCGAGCTGGCCCTGAGCGCCGAGGCCACGGCGCGCGCCGCCGAGTCGATGGCCAAGGCGGCCGAAGTGGAGGCGAAACGGCGACTGGCAGAGGTCCAGGCGAAGGAGCTGGAGCGTCAGGCGGCGCAGCTCCGCGCGGAGCAGGCCAGCGCCCAGGTCGCGCTCGCCAACGACGAGCTGGTGCACAGGAACGTGGCGCTGCGCTCGTCCCTGAAGCGAACCCAGCAGGCCCAGCGGCGAGCCCGGCTCGCGAAGCGCCACGCGGAGATTGCCGCGGAGGAGGCACGCAAGGCGACGAGGGAAACCCAGCGGCTCCTGGAGCGAGAGATGGAACGTGCCCAGCGCCTCGAGTCCTCGCTCGGCAGTCCGTTCATCAAGTCACTCAAGTGA
- a CDS encoding PEGA domain-containing protein gives MKRRALPGLALAMAWMMSWATAAEAQQARTSLGASDGRPWARGVTEQDEQAARALFQEANERLEESVFVEAVRRYHRALKHWNHPAIHYNLALALMNLDRPVEVHEHLVAAMAHGPEPLDTGRFEHALGYKSLIEKQLAWLDVSCDIPGATVTMNGRQLFSAPGRFKGLVRPGMHSLVALKAGYLPTEKGQPLMPGEKVQVQLKLYTADDVTRYRRRWSGWLPWSVMGAGMAVAGSGALLHQRAQDRLDALDTEVAACTEGCFPGPTVVRLRNQADTLQNVAVGSYVIAGAALTTGAVLLYLNRSQPYRVNPDAPGQELLVTPLVGSGSGGVLGTLRF, from the coding sequence ATGAAGAGAAGGGCCCTGCCCGGTCTCGCGCTGGCAATGGCCTGGATGATGTCGTGGGCGACTGCCGCGGAGGCGCAGCAGGCACGGACCTCGCTCGGCGCGAGCGATGGCCGCCCGTGGGCGCGCGGTGTCACGGAGCAGGACGAGCAGGCCGCGCGGGCACTGTTCCAGGAGGCCAACGAGCGACTGGAGGAGTCCGTCTTCGTCGAGGCCGTCCGGCGGTACCACAGGGCGCTCAAGCACTGGAACCACCCCGCCATCCATTACAACCTGGCGTTGGCGCTGATGAACCTGGACCGGCCCGTCGAGGTCCACGAGCACCTCGTGGCGGCGATGGCGCATGGGCCGGAGCCGCTGGACACGGGGCGGTTCGAGCACGCGCTCGGGTACAAGTCGCTCATCGAGAAGCAGCTCGCGTGGCTGGACGTGTCGTGTGACATCCCTGGCGCCACGGTGACAATGAATGGTCGGCAGCTGTTCTCGGCGCCGGGACGGTTCAAGGGGCTGGTCCGGCCCGGCATGCACAGCCTCGTGGCGCTCAAGGCGGGTTACCTGCCGACAGAGAAGGGCCAGCCGCTCATGCCGGGAGAGAAGGTGCAGGTCCAGCTCAAGCTGTACACCGCGGACGACGTCACCCGCTATCGTCGGCGGTGGTCTGGCTGGCTCCCCTGGTCGGTGATGGGCGCGGGAATGGCGGTCGCCGGAAGCGGCGCGCTCCTGCACCAGAGGGCACAAGACCGACTCGATGCGCTCGACACTGAGGTCGCCGCTTGCACGGAGGGCTGTTTCCCAGGTCCGACCGTCGTGAGGCTGCGAAATCAGGCCGATACCCTTCAGAACGTCGCGGTCGGCTCCTATGTCATCGCCGGAGCCGCGCTGACCACGGGCGCGGTGCTCCTCTACCTCAATCGCTCACAGCCCTATCGGGTGAACCCGGATGCTCCCGGACAAGAGTTGCTCGTCACCCCGCTCGTCGGGTCCGGTTCGGGCGGCGTCTTGGGAACGCTCCGTTTTTGA